A single genomic interval of Gopherus evgoodei ecotype Sinaloan lineage chromosome 11, rGopEvg1_v1.p, whole genome shotgun sequence harbors:
- the TMEM198 gene encoding transmembrane protein 198, with protein sequence MTSTVQTLHFRLLPHDTGQEWVHSCEQEIQRRYQVVPSVVCAMCCLFGIIYCFFGYRCFKAIMFLTGLMFGSIIIFMLCYKERVLDTQLSVEASVGIGLGIGVLCGLVTMLVRSVGLFMVGLLLGLLLALATLVAMEQFYHPPTVWIPIGLLLGVGMLGAVLTLQWQKFFTTLSTAVFGSAIMTVTVDYFIELLLLVQYVYERVKVAPARPMCWYSWVILGVWPVLATLGVLVQWKVTAEGYSHTEVVISRQQRRVQLMRIKQREQRKEKKKQRRPPRPPPHPHKAHLPEPSYRRKPTPVRRFDGDVLSPSYIQSFRERQTGTSLSSLITSTHAVVDLDYDCSSTVPLTMGSGPVLRV encoded by the exons ATGACTTCAACTGTGCAGACGCTGCACTTCAGGCTGCTGCCGCATGACACCGGGCAGGAGTGGGTGCACAGCTGTGAGCAGGAGATCCAGCGCCGGTACCAGGTGGTGCCCTCTGTCGTGTGCGCCATGTGCTGCCTCTTCGGGATCATCTACTGCTTCTTCG GCTACCGCTGCTTCAAGGCCATCATGTTCCTGACCGGGCTGATGTTTGGCTCCATCATCATCTTCATGCTGTGCTACAAGGAGCGGGTGCTGGACACGCAGCTGAGCGTGGAGGCCTCGGTGGGCATTGGGCTGGGCATCGGTGTCCTGTGCGGGCTGGTCACCATGCTGGTGCGCAGCGTCGGGCTCTTCAtggtggggctgctgctggggctgctgctggcactgGCCACGCTGGTGGCCATGGAGCAGTTCTACCACCCACCCACGGTGTGGATCCCCATCGGGCTGCTGCTGGGCGTGGGCATGCTCGGCGCCGTGCTCACCCTGCAGTGGCAGAAGTTCTTCACCACCCTCTCCACGGCCGTCTTTGGCAGTGCCATCATGACCGTCACCGTCGACTACTTCatcgagctgctgctgctggtgcagtaCGTCTACGAACGTGTCAAGGTGGCACCCGCACGGCCCATGTGCTGGTACAGCTGGGTCATCCTGGGTGTCTGGCCCGTCCTCGCCACGCTGGGTGTGCTGGTGCAGTGGAAAGTCACGGCCGAGGGGTACTCCCACACAGAAG TGGTTATCAGCCGGCAGCAGCGCCGGGTGCAGTTGATGAGGATCAAGCAGCGGGAGCAGCGGAAGGAGAAGAAGAAGCAGCGGAGGCCGCcccgtccccctccccacccacacaaaGCCCACCTGCCCGAACCCAGCTACCGCCGCAAGCCAACCCCCGTGCGCCGCTTTGACGGGGACGTGCTCTCTCCT AGCTACATCCAGAGCTTCCGGGAGCGGCAGACGGGGACGTCGCTGAGCAGCCTCATCACAAGCACGCACGCCGTGGTCGACCTGGACTATGACTGCAGCTCTACGGTGCCCTTGACCATGGGCTCTGGCCCAGTTCTTCGGGTATAG